The following coding sequences lie in one Populus nigra chromosome 15, ddPopNigr1.1, whole genome shotgun sequence genomic window:
- the LOC133674841 gene encoding small ribosomal subunit protein uS3x: MATQISKKRKFVADGVFYAELNEVLTRELAEDGYSGVEVRVTPMRTEIIIRATRTQNVLGEKGRRIRELTSVVQKRFKFPENGVELYAEKVNNRGLCAIAQAESLRYKLLGGLAVRRACYGVLRFVMESGAKGCEVIVSGKLRAQRAKSMKFKDGYMISSGQPVKEYIDSAVRHVLLRQGVLGIKVKIMLDWDPKGKVGPMTPLPDLVTIHPPKEDEEYVAPPVMTANIEIPVA, encoded by the exons ATGGCTACCCAAATCAGTAAGAAGCGCAAA tttgttgCAGATGGCGTTTTCTATGCAGAACTGAATGAGGTATTGACTAGAGAATTGGCTGAGGATGGGTACTCTGGTGTTGAAGTTAGGGTTACACCGATGCGCACTGAGATCATCATCAGGGCTACTCGTACCCAAAATGTTCTTG GTGAGAAGGGGAGGAGGATCAGGGAACTGACCTCTGTTGTTCAGAAACGTTTTAAGTTTCCTGAGAATGGTGTGGAGCTTTATGCTGAGAAAGTTAATAACAGGGGTCTCTGTGCAATTGCTCAGGCTGAGTCTCTTCGTTACAAGCTTCTTGGAGGCCTTGCTGTTCGCAG GGCTTGCTATGGGGTCCTGAGATTTGTAATGGAGAGTGGAGCAAAAGGATGTGAG GTTATTGTGAGTGGAAAGCTCCGAGCACAACGTGCCAAATCCATGAAATTTAAGGATGGGTACATGATATCCTCCGGCCAACCTGTTAAAGAGTACATTGATTCAGCTGTTAGGCATGTTCTTCTTAGACAG GGTGTGCTTGGTATCAAGGTCAAGATCATGCTTGACTGGGATCCTAAGGGCAAGGTGGGGCCCATGACACCATTGCCTGATCTGGTTACCATCCATCCTCCCAAGGAAGATGAGGAGTATGTTGCTCCACCAGTAATGACAGCCAATATTGAGATTCCAGTAGCATAA